In the Desulfobacterales bacterium genome, AGCAAGCTCAAAAACCACCCCCCTGGGCCTTAAAGGTTAATCGTAGACTTGAACCATTTTAAAGGAGGAAGCATGGATTTTTCCCGACACCCCATGTTCGCTTGGTTAAAAGATCTTCGCCGGGAGTTTCATCGCCGCCCGGAAACGGCCTTTAATGAGATAGAGACAACCGCCAGGATTAAAGAAACCTTGAAGGCGCTAGGGCTTGAGCTGAAGAAGCTGGATGGCCTTGAGGTCGGCGCGGTGGGTGTTTTAAAAGGAAGGCCCGGCAAAAAGGTGCTGGGGCTAAGGGCCGACATAGACGCCCTTCCCATCCAGGAATTAAATAACGTGCCGTATAAATCGCAATACCGGGGCCGGATGCACGCCTGTGGGCATGACGCCCATGCGGCGATCATGCTGGGCGTGGCCAAGAATTTAATTGAATCCGGCCAGGCGCAAACAATCAGCGGCAAGGTCAAGTTTATTTTTCAGCCCGCCGAGGAAACATTAAAGGGCGCACGGGCCATGATCAAGGCGGGGGTGCTGAAGGAACCTGCGATGAACCGCATCCTGGCGTGCCACATGTGGACCGAGGGCAAGGTGGGACAGGTGGGGCTATACAGGGGGTTCAGTCATGCGGCAACGGATTTTTTTAATTTGACCATTACCGGCAAAAGTACGCACGGCGCCCGTCCCCACAAAGGTAACGATCCGGTGGTGGCCGGGGCGCACTTTGTGACGGCGCTCCAGACCATCGTCAGCCGAAACATCAATCCCATCGATACCGGCGTTGTGACAATCGGTAAATTCGCCGGAGGCACGGTCGCCAACATCATTCCGGACAAGGTTGAACTGGCGGGGACCATTCGCACATTTACCGGCGAGGGACGGGATTTGGTCATCAGCCGGCTCAAGGAAATGATCGCCGGTATGAAAAAAGCATTTCGGGTAAAGACCCAATTCAGGTTTGTCGAAGGGGTCGCCGCCTGCAACAATACCGAAGCGGTTTCCGAGACCCTCTATGACGCCGCCATAAAGGTGGTGGGTAAAAAAAATGTGTCCTTTATCAGTCGCACGACGGGTGGCGAAGATTTTGCCCTGTTTACCGAAAAAATCCCCGGCGCCCTGGTGCGCCTGGGCTGTATGAACCCTGCCAAGGAAATCGTCCATCCTTTACACGCTTCCAGGTTCGATATAGACGAAAGCGTTATGCCTCTCGGGGTTGAAATTATTTCGCGGGCGGTTGTGGATTATCTGGGCTGAAAATGCTTTAAAACCTTTAAATGTATTTTCGAAAAACCAGCGCAAAGATCAGAATAATGCATAACCCGACTGCCACACCGGTAAAGGTGAGATTGATCCCATATATATCGATCAAATAGCCGATAAGTGGAGTGGTTATGCCGGCAAATTCGTCTCCTATCAAATAAAAAGACCGCAGCGATAATCAGCAAGAATTGTCAAACACGTAATATGAATATTGAAATACTTCGTTCCGGTAGTCGTATCAAGGAAGTTTCAAAGCTGCGAACGACTCCGGCGTTACAGTTGGTAAACGATCTGGTTTTATCTTTAGCTAAAAGCGTACGGCAATTAGCGTTTCCACTTCGGCAATTGCCCAGATTCTGCGACGTCATGGTTAGTACAATTAGTAAACAATGTCCCCCCTTTTATTTTTTTCGCTTTGCGCAATAAATTTTACAATCTGTAAAATAAAATGACGCTTTTTTCCGCCAATTTGTCGCAGTCAATCCTATAAAGTTGTTTTTATTTGTTTTTTTATTATTTAACCGTTGGCATGTTTCTTGATTTAAAAAAATAGAGTTGGCTTTTATTCCTTGAGACCTTTAAATTAGAGTCAGGAACAATCCATCAACAATTTTTCAATCTCTTGGAAGGATCACGTATGAAAATACTTACGGAAGGCAGAAACCCCCTGTTCATGGATCCCGACCCGGACAAGGCGCGGGCGTTTTTCGAAACCAAATCCCGGGCGATGACCGACAAGCGTATGACCGTAAAGGAGGCTGTGGAGAAATTCATACCGGATGGCTGCTATCTGGCGATCGGCGGATTCGGCTCGAATCGCATCCCGACGGCGGTCATCCATGAAATCCTCCGGGCCCGCCGCAAAAACCTTGGCTTCCTTGGACATACCTCGACCCATGACTTTCAGCTGCTATGCGCCGGCCGCTGCATCAACCGCGTGGATGCGGCCTATATTGTCGGTCTGGAGGCACGGGGGCTGTCGCTGAACGCGCGGCGGATTATGCAATCCGGTGAGGTTCAGGTGTGCGAGTGGACCAATTACGCGTTGGCGGCCCGTTTAAAAGCCGCCGCTGAAGGCGTTTCTTTCGCGATCATTCGCTGTATGCTGGGAACTGACACCTTCGAAATGTCCGGCGCTAAAATCGTTGTGTGCCCTTTCACCGGCAAAAAGTTTGCCGCTGTACCGGCGCTATGGCCGGATGTGGCCGTCATTCACGTACACCAGGCGGATATTTACGGCAATTGTCAGATCAGGGGGATTTCCGCCGCCGATCTGGAGCTGGCCCGCGCTACCAAGCACTTAATCGTCACCGCCGAACGATTTGTGGACAACCTGAGCATCCGAATGCGGCCGACCCAGACATCCATCCCTTACTATCTGGTGGACGGTGTTATCGAGGTGCCTTATGGAAGTTATCCGGGGAATATGCCCTACCACTACTTTTCGGATGAAAAACATCTCGCTGAATGGCTCCGGGTCGAAAAAGATCCGGCTGAATTTGCCAAATTCCTGGACGACCACATCTATGGGGTTTCCAGTTTCCAGGAATATCTGGACCTGTGCGGCGGTCTGGCCCGGCTCAAGGAACTTCAGGAACTTGAAAACCTGGTTGACAAACAGGAAAGGAGAAACCTGCCTTGAAAGATGAATACAACAAGACAGAAATGATGATTTGTGCGTCTTCCCGCTATCTGGAGGACGGCAAAACGGTTGCCGTCGGAACCGGTGCGCCCTGTGCCGCGGCCATGCTGGCCCAGAAGACGGCTTCACCGAACCTGGTGATCCTATTTGAGGCCGGCGGCTTCGCTCCCCTGCTGCCGCAAATGCCGATCTCGGTCGGTGATTCACGAACCTTTTTCAGAGGAATAATGGCGGCCGGAATGATCGAAATGATGACGACCTGCAGCCGCGGTCTGGTAGACTATGGTTTTTTGGGCGGTGCCCAGATCGACCGGTACGGCAACATCAATTCGACGGTTATCGGTGATTATTACCGGCCTAAGGTCCGTTTTCCCGGCAGTGGCGGGGCCAATGACTTTGCCTCCTTATGCTGGAAAACACTGATCATGACCGTCCACAGCAAAGCACGCTTCGTGGAGAAATTGGATTTTATCACC is a window encoding:
- a CDS encoding amidohydrolase, whose product is MDFSRHPMFAWLKDLRREFHRRPETAFNEIETTARIKETLKALGLELKKLDGLEVGAVGVLKGRPGKKVLGLRADIDALPIQELNNVPYKSQYRGRMHACGHDAHAAIMLGVAKNLIESGQAQTISGKVKFIFQPAEETLKGARAMIKAGVLKEPAMNRILACHMWTEGKVGQVGLYRGFSHAATDFFNLTITGKSTHGARPHKGNDPVVAGAHFVTALQTIVSRNINPIDTGVVTIGKFAGGTVANIIPDKVELAGTIRTFTGEGRDLVISRLKEMIAGMKKAFRVKTQFRFVEGVAACNNTEAVSETLYDAAIKVVGKKNVSFISRTTGGEDFALFTEKIPGALVRLGCMNPAKEIVHPLHASRFDIDESVMPLGVEIISRAVVDYLG
- a CDS encoding CoA transferase subunit A, giving the protein MKILTEGRNPLFMDPDPDKARAFFETKSRAMTDKRMTVKEAVEKFIPDGCYLAIGGFGSNRIPTAVIHEILRARRKNLGFLGHTSTHDFQLLCAGRCINRVDAAYIVGLEARGLSLNARRIMQSGEVQVCEWTNYALAARLKAAAEGVSFAIIRCMLGTDTFEMSGAKIVVCPFTGKKFAAVPALWPDVAVIHVHQADIYGNCQIRGISAADLELARATKHLIVTAERFVDNLSIRMRPTQTSIPYYLVDGVIEVPYGSYPGNMPYHYFSDEKHLAEWLRVEKDPAEFAKFLDDHIYGVSSFQEYLDLCGGLARLKELQELENLVDKQERRNLP
- a CDS encoding 3-oxoacid CoA-transferase, yielding MKDEYNKTEMMICASSRYLEDGKTVAVGTGAPCAAAMLAQKTASPNLVILFEAGGFAPLLPQMPISVGDSRTFFRGIMAAGMIEMMTTCSRGLVDYGFLGGAQIDRYGNINSTVIGDYYRPKVRFPGSGGANDFASLCWKTLIMTVHSKARFVEKLDFITSPGYLSGPGAREAAGLPPGSGPYKIITDLAVLGFDQETKRLKIESVHPGVTLEQIKEETGFDLPEADFIRMTPPPTKEELRILRGEVDPLRLIIGR